In the genome of Myxococcus guangdongensis, one region contains:
- a CDS encoding esterase/lipase family protein, whose protein sequence is MKQQPPLFLAVLAVGVLGVAAPALAAEKTTYPVVFAHGLGGFDDILGYDYWGDDYGVFVGDPCDEFLEVSCNGDLNSKQRAFAAAVQPLQSSDVRGLDLANDVEGYMASTGSAYVNLVGHSQGGIDARKAAKVLRERKGYTAVKALVSVSSPHRGSPVAKYVLDLGPGVTSVLNALFRLYGDVVYGPGNDGYAALKALIYNDADANDGKTTGAKAFNVANPISASYAAHYASLVTAQNGLSVNPALWLVRQFFFDIDGDGACADDCDNDGAAGKGDGIRNDQDDDGLVGINSQQMGYRLRYTERLGADLVAQDSALGYVSNINAPSSLQQTSMSSVINQDHVDVIGIGPDTFSEMEFYAAIIDYIAKVD, encoded by the coding sequence ATGAAGCAACAGCCGCCGCTGTTCCTGGCAGTCCTGGCCGTGGGTGTACTGGGCGTGGCCGCACCGGCCCTCGCCGCGGAGAAGACGACGTACCCCGTGGTGTTCGCGCACGGGTTGGGAGGGTTCGACGACATCCTCGGGTACGACTACTGGGGTGACGACTACGGCGTCTTCGTGGGCGACCCGTGCGACGAGTTCCTGGAGGTGAGCTGCAACGGGGACCTGAACAGCAAGCAGCGCGCGTTCGCCGCCGCCGTGCAGCCGCTGCAGAGCTCCGACGTGCGCGGGCTGGATTTGGCCAACGACGTGGAGGGCTACATGGCCTCCACGGGCTCGGCCTACGTGAATCTGGTGGGCCACTCGCAGGGCGGCATCGACGCGCGCAAGGCGGCGAAGGTGCTGCGCGAGCGCAAGGGCTACACGGCGGTGAAGGCGCTGGTGAGCGTGTCCTCGCCGCACCGGGGCTCGCCGGTGGCGAAGTACGTCCTGGACCTGGGGCCCGGCGTCACCAGCGTGCTGAACGCGCTGTTCCGCCTCTACGGCGACGTCGTCTACGGGCCGGGCAATGACGGCTACGCGGCGCTCAAGGCGCTCATCTACAACGACGCGGACGCGAACGACGGCAAGACGACGGGCGCCAAGGCCTTCAACGTGGCCAACCCCATCAGCGCCTCGTACGCGGCGCACTACGCCTCGCTGGTGACGGCGCAGAACGGCCTGAGCGTCAACCCGGCGCTGTGGCTGGTGCGTCAGTTCTTCTTCGACATCGACGGGGACGGCGCGTGCGCGGACGACTGCGACAACGACGGCGCCGCCGGCAAGGGTGACGGCATCCGCAACGACCAGGACGACGATGGACTGGTCGGCATCAACTCGCAGCAGATGGGCTACCGCCTGCGCTACACCGAGCGCCTGGGCGCGGACCTGGTCGCGCAGGACTCGGCGCTGGGCTACGTCAGCAACATCAACGCCCCCAGCTCGCTGCAGCAGACCTCCATGTCCAGCGTCATCAACCAGGACCACGTGGACGTCATCGGCATCGGCCCCGACACGTTCAGCGAGATGGAGTTCTACGCGGCCATCATCGATTACATCGCCAAGGTCGACTGA
- a CDS encoding iron ABC transporter ATP-binding protein, translating into MIQAKNVTKRYGGSLVVDDVTLTLPVGGITSIIGPNGAGKSTLLSMISRVMPMSSGVVLVDGLDVRTTPGDVLARKLAILRQDNHLTSRLTVRELVTFGRYPHSKGRPTVVDREHVERALQHMGLEALSERFLDELSGGQRQRAFVAMVLCQDTDHVLLDEPLNGLDLKHSVAMMKQLRTAVDSLKKSIVMVLHDLNFASCYSDHLIAMRDGKVAFQGRPQDIMRPEVLRAVYDLDISIQCIDGDWIATHYR; encoded by the coding sequence ATGATTCAGGCGAAGAACGTCACCAAGCGCTACGGCGGCTCGCTCGTGGTCGACGACGTGACGCTGACGCTGCCCGTGGGCGGAATCACCTCCATCATCGGGCCGAACGGCGCGGGCAAGTCCACGCTGCTGTCGATGATCAGCCGGGTGATGCCCATGTCCTCGGGCGTGGTGTTGGTGGACGGGCTGGATGTGCGCACCACGCCGGGGGACGTGCTCGCCCGGAAGCTGGCCATCCTGCGCCAGGACAACCACCTGACGTCGCGGCTCACGGTGCGGGAGTTGGTGACGTTCGGCCGCTATCCGCACTCCAAGGGGCGGCCCACGGTGGTGGACCGCGAGCACGTGGAGCGGGCCCTCCAGCACATGGGGCTGGAGGCGCTCTCCGAGCGGTTCCTGGACGAGCTGTCCGGCGGCCAGCGCCAGCGCGCCTTCGTGGCGATGGTGCTCTGCCAGGACACCGACCACGTGCTGCTGGACGAGCCGCTCAACGGACTGGATTTGAAGCACTCGGTGGCGATGATGAAGCAGCTGCGCACCGCGGTGGATTCACTGAAGAAGAGCATCGTCATGGTGCTGCACGATTTGAACTTCGCGTCGTGCTACTCGGACCACCTCATCGCCATGCGCGACGGCAAGGTGGCCTTCCAGGGACGCCCCCAGGACATCATGCGGCCCGAGGTCCTCCGGGCCGTGTACGATTTGGACATCTCCATCCAGTGCATCGACGGCGACTGGATTGCCACGCACTACCGCTGA
- a CDS encoding iron chelate uptake ABC transporter family permease subunit, translated as MSVESLVVERRPERTLLILGGVMVGVAVLFLLFGASGQWDFVLPFRGRKLATALLVGYAIAVSTVLFQTVTGNRVLTPAILGFDNLYVFIQTCLLYFLGSGKAASLDPRLQFGVEVLIMVAFSAVLFWGLFGGGGRSLHLVLLTGVVLGVLFRSLASFLQRLIDPNEFIFLQDRFFASFNNPDQELLVVAFVLTLGVSVVGFRMLKTFDVLVLGRETAINLGVDHQRTAAIILVLVAILVSVSSALVGPVTFFGLLVSNLAHTLVRTYRHALVLPAAALIAGVCLVAGQFVLEQVFAFNTSPRVIIDFVGGLVFIGMLMRRAPV; from the coding sequence GTGTCGGTTGAGAGCCTGGTGGTGGAGCGGCGCCCGGAGCGCACGCTGCTCATCCTGGGCGGGGTGATGGTGGGGGTGGCCGTGCTGTTCCTGCTCTTCGGCGCGAGCGGCCAGTGGGACTTCGTGCTGCCGTTCCGAGGGCGCAAGCTGGCGACGGCGCTGCTGGTGGGCTACGCCATCGCGGTCTCCACGGTGCTGTTCCAGACGGTGACGGGCAACCGGGTGCTGACGCCCGCCATCCTCGGGTTCGACAACCTCTACGTCTTCATCCAGACGTGCCTGCTGTACTTCCTGGGCTCGGGCAAGGCGGCGAGCCTGGACCCGAGGCTGCAGTTCGGCGTCGAGGTCCTCATCATGGTGGCCTTCTCGGCCGTCCTGTTCTGGGGGCTCTTCGGTGGGGGAGGGCGCAGCCTGCACCTGGTGCTGCTGACGGGCGTGGTGCTGGGCGTGCTCTTCCGCAGCCTCGCGTCCTTCCTGCAGCGGCTCATCGACCCCAACGAGTTCATCTTCCTCCAGGACCGCTTCTTCGCGAGCTTCAACAACCCGGACCAGGAGCTGCTCGTCGTCGCCTTCGTGCTGACGCTGGGCGTGTCCGTGGTGGGCTTCCGGATGCTCAAGACGTTCGACGTGCTGGTGCTGGGGCGGGAGACGGCCATCAACCTGGGCGTGGACCACCAGCGCACGGCGGCCATCATCCTGGTGCTGGTGGCCATCCTGGTGTCGGTGTCGAGCGCGCTGGTGGGGCCCGTCACGTTCTTCGGCCTGCTGGTCTCCAACCTGGCCCACACGCTGGTGCGCACGTACCGGCACGCGCTGGTGCTGCCCGCCGCGGCGCTCATCGCGGGGGTGTGCCTGGTGGCGGGGCAGTTCGTGCTGGAGCAGGTCTTCGCGTTCAACACCAGCCCCCGCGTCATCATCGACTTCGTGGGCGGGCTGGTGTTCATCGGGATGTTGATGAGGAGGGCGCCGGTATGA
- a CDS encoding ABC transporter permease, with protein MRLFVAGIVILFLALGSLLIGVGDVSWHALVTPSPDEQALQLLVISRIPRLLAVMLVGTSLGVAGLLLQMLVRNRFVEPSTAGSAESASMGLMVAAVLAPQLPVVGKMLVAAAFAMGGTALFLLILRRIPLRSVLIVPLVGLVLGSVFDSVTTFYAYRLDLLQSVNAWKTGDFSTILRGRYELLWLTLGLTCCAYVAADRFTVAGMGESFTTNLGMNYTRIMGLGLLIVSLVTAMVVVTVGMVPFLGLLVPNLVSMFTGDNARKAIPWVAVGGAGFVLLCDIIGRVVRFPYEIPGATIAGVLGSVLFLYVLLRRDARVG; from the coding sequence ATGCGCCTCTTCGTCGCCGGCATCGTCATCCTCTTCCTGGCGCTGGGCAGCCTGCTCATCGGCGTCGGTGACGTGTCGTGGCATGCGCTCGTCACGCCGAGCCCCGACGAACAGGCGCTCCAGCTGCTGGTCATCAGCCGCATCCCCCGGCTGCTGGCGGTGATGCTGGTGGGCACGTCGCTGGGCGTGGCGGGGCTGCTGTTGCAGATGCTCGTGCGCAACCGCTTCGTGGAGCCCTCCACGGCCGGCTCCGCCGAGTCCGCCAGCATGGGGCTGATGGTCGCCGCCGTCCTGGCGCCTCAGCTGCCCGTGGTGGGAAAGATGCTGGTGGCGGCCGCGTTCGCGATGGGGGGCACGGCGCTGTTCCTGCTCATCCTGCGTCGAATCCCGCTGCGCTCGGTGCTCATCGTCCCGCTGGTGGGGCTGGTGCTGGGCAGCGTCTTCGACTCCGTCACGACCTTCTATGCGTACCGGTTGGATTTGCTCCAGTCGGTCAACGCTTGGAAGACGGGGGACTTCTCCACCATCCTGCGCGGGCGCTACGAGCTGCTCTGGCTGACGTTGGGGCTGACGTGCTGCGCGTATGTCGCGGCGGACCGCTTCACCGTCGCGGGCATGGGCGAGTCGTTCACCACCAATCTGGGGATGAACTACACGCGCATCATGGGATTGGGGTTGCTCATCGTCTCGCTCGTCACCGCCATGGTGGTCGTCACGGTGGGGATGGTGCCGTTTTTGGGCCTGCTCGTCCCGAACCTGGTCAGCATGTTCACGGGGGACAACGCGAGGAAGGCGATTCCCTGGGTGGCGGTGGGAGGCGCGGGCTTCGTGCTCCTGTGCGACATCATCGGCCGGGTGGTGCGCTTCCCGTATGAAATCCCCGGGGCCACCATCGCCGGTGTGCTGGGCAGCGTGCTCTTCCTCTACGTGCTGTTGAGGAGGGACGCCCGTGTCGGTTGA
- a CDS encoding siderophore ABC transporter substrate-binding protein, whose product MSTSDRRPFLPFAILGVVAVVAVIGVVVKLQQPSADVVTAPAVEPASSAKVATVTIQHAQGESVVPLNPRRVVVFDLAALDILQALGVDAVVGVAGDQFPLHLAPFADAKFARIGTLFEPNYEAINAARPDLIITGGRSSAKYANLSRIAPTVDVPMGGARYIDTVVANTEMLSRIFGKEEKARELVDGLRQSLAKLRETTASRGKGLVVLVTGGRISAYGPGSRFGVVHEDFGVPVAADGLKASLHGEAIGSEFIREKNPDWLFVIDRDASMGQQGGAKQVLDNELVRQTTAWTKGQVVYLDPLNAYLIGGGLQAVGLLRDQVAQAYATPAP is encoded by the coding sequence TTGAGCACTTCTGACAGGCGTCCGTTCCTCCCCTTCGCGATTCTCGGTGTCGTCGCCGTGGTGGCGGTCATCGGCGTGGTGGTGAAGCTTCAGCAGCCCTCCGCCGACGTGGTGACGGCGCCCGCCGTGGAGCCCGCGTCCAGCGCGAAGGTGGCCACCGTCACCATCCAGCACGCGCAGGGGGAGTCCGTGGTCCCCTTGAATCCGCGGCGGGTGGTGGTGTTCGACCTGGCGGCGTTGGACATCCTCCAGGCGCTGGGCGTGGACGCGGTGGTGGGCGTGGCGGGGGACCAGTTCCCGCTGCACCTGGCTCCGTTCGCCGACGCGAAGTTCGCGCGCATCGGCACGCTCTTCGAGCCGAACTACGAGGCCATCAACGCCGCGCGCCCGGACCTCATCATCACCGGTGGCCGCTCCAGCGCGAAGTACGCGAACCTGTCGCGCATCGCCCCCACGGTGGACGTGCCCATGGGCGGCGCGCGCTACATCGACACCGTGGTCGCCAACACGGAGATGCTCTCGCGCATCTTCGGCAAGGAGGAGAAGGCGCGCGAGCTGGTGGACGGCCTGCGCCAGTCGCTCGCGAAGCTGAGGGAGACGACGGCCAGCCGAGGCAAGGGGCTGGTGGTGCTCGTCACCGGCGGCCGCATCAGCGCCTATGGGCCGGGCTCGCGCTTCGGCGTGGTGCACGAGGACTTCGGCGTGCCCGTGGCCGCGGACGGGCTCAAGGCGTCGCTGCACGGTGAGGCCATCGGCTCGGAGTTCATCCGCGAGAAGAACCCGGACTGGCTGTTCGTCATCGACCGCGACGCGAGCATGGGTCAGCAGGGCGGGGCGAAGCAGGTGCTCGACAACGAGCTGGTGCGCCAGACGACGGCGTGGACGAAGGGGCAGGTCGTCTACCTGGACCCGCTCAACGCGTACCTCATCGGCGGTGGCCTCCAGGCGGTGGGCCTGTTGAGAGACCAGGTGGCCCAGGCGTACGCCACGCCCGCTCCCTGA
- a CDS encoding YciI family protein, translating into MLHVLCLEYRLSEAAAAPHVSDHVRFLERHHRSGTFILSGQTVPTALGGVILARGVDRVTVERIAAEDPFVLAGVARYTLLTVDPGRLHPALGALLAVDASRERSPAPGDEGAPQS; encoded by the coding sequence ATGCTGCACGTGCTGTGTCTGGAGTACCGGTTGTCGGAAGCCGCCGCCGCGCCCCATGTGAGCGACCACGTGCGCTTCCTCGAACGCCATCACCGGTCCGGGACGTTCATCCTCTCCGGGCAGACGGTCCCCACGGCCCTGGGCGGCGTCATCCTGGCCCGGGGTGTGGACCGGGTCACCGTGGAGCGCATCGCCGCCGAGGACCCCTTCGTCCTGGCCGGCGTCGCCCGGTACACCCTCCTCACGGTGGACCCCGGCAGGCTCCACCCGGCGCTCGGCGCGCTCCTCGCGGTCGACGCGTCTCGCGAGCGGAGCCCCGCCCCCGGCGACGAGGGCGCGCCCCAGTCCTAG
- a CDS encoding M3 family metallopeptidase: protein MSETPVTDAVRLITCPPAEFRRSGEAAMEATRAGIARLKALQAPYDVVQVLELYDEAMASLDDAAARASVARHSHPEAAMREAAEAAEQELETLATDIRMDRGVYDVLASLDVSGQDAQTRKWVEKVLRDFRRSGVDRDDATRARVKALNDELVKIGQEFSRNMLQDTRTVSLPPAALDGLPEDYVRAHPPGADGQVTITTDYPDIIPFMTYSRDAKAREQMWRAFRMRGHPSNTDVLERMVARRHELATLLGFRNWAAFATEDKMIRDEQAAADFIERISQASGARMQRDYALLLERKRRDVPDAARVDPWDQAYLEDRIKAEQYAFDSQAVRPYFEYSRVKQGMLDLTAKMFGVSYRRITEATVWHPDVEAYDVLEDGTVKGRFYLDMHPRADKYKHAAQFTLTSGKAGRRLPEGVLMCNFPKPGQEPALLQHDDVETFLHEFGHLLHHIFGGHTRWAGVSGVRTEWDFVEAPSQMLEEWARDAPSLQTFAKHYQTGEPLPAELVTRMRRAEEFGKGLWVRQQMFYAALSLEIYRREPAGLDATALVRELQGKYTPFPYVEGTYFHLSFGHLEGYSSNYYTYMWSLVIAKDLFTVFQKQGLLSPEPAKAYRRAVLEPGGSDDAARLVHAFLGRDYDYTAYEAWLNKAA, encoded by the coding sequence GTGTCTGAAACGCCCGTCACCGACGCCGTCCGCCTCATCACCTGTCCGCCCGCCGAGTTCCGGCGCTCCGGTGAGGCCGCCATGGAGGCCACGCGCGCCGGCATCGCCCGCCTCAAGGCCCTGCAAGCCCCCTACGACGTGGTCCAGGTGCTGGAGCTCTACGACGAGGCCATGGCCTCGCTCGACGACGCGGCCGCCCGCGCCAGCGTCGCCCGGCACTCGCACCCGGAGGCCGCCATGCGCGAGGCCGCCGAGGCCGCGGAGCAGGAGCTGGAGACGCTCGCCACCGACATCCGCATGGACCGGGGCGTCTACGACGTCCTCGCCTCGCTGGATGTGTCCGGACAGGACGCGCAGACGCGCAAGTGGGTGGAGAAGGTGCTGCGCGACTTCCGCCGCTCCGGCGTGGACCGCGACGACGCCACCCGCGCGCGCGTGAAGGCGCTCAACGACGAGCTGGTGAAGATTGGCCAGGAGTTCAGCCGCAACATGCTCCAGGACACGCGCACCGTGTCCCTGCCTCCCGCGGCGCTGGACGGCCTGCCGGAGGACTACGTCCGCGCGCATCCTCCCGGCGCCGACGGCCAGGTGACCATCACCACCGACTACCCGGACATCATCCCGTTCATGACGTACTCGCGCGACGCCAAGGCCCGCGAGCAGATGTGGCGCGCCTTCCGGATGCGCGGCCACCCGAGCAACACCGACGTGCTCGAGCGCATGGTGGCCCGCCGCCACGAGCTGGCGACGCTGCTGGGCTTCCGCAACTGGGCGGCCTTCGCGACCGAGGACAAGATGATTCGCGACGAGCAGGCCGCCGCGGACTTCATCGAGCGGATTTCGCAGGCGTCCGGCGCGCGGATGCAGCGCGACTACGCGCTCCTGCTCGAGCGCAAGCGCCGCGACGTGCCGGACGCGGCGCGCGTGGACCCGTGGGACCAGGCCTACCTGGAGGACCGCATCAAGGCGGAGCAGTACGCGTTCGACTCGCAGGCGGTGCGTCCGTACTTCGAGTACTCGCGCGTGAAGCAGGGCATGTTGGATTTGACGGCGAAGATGTTCGGCGTCTCCTACCGGCGAATCACCGAGGCCACGGTGTGGCACCCGGACGTGGAGGCCTACGACGTGCTGGAGGACGGCACCGTCAAGGGGCGCTTCTACCTGGACATGCACCCGCGCGCGGACAAGTACAAGCACGCGGCCCAGTTCACCCTCACCAGCGGCAAGGCCGGACGCCGGCTGCCGGAGGGCGTGCTGATGTGCAACTTCCCCAAGCCCGGCCAGGAGCCCGCGCTGCTCCAGCACGACGACGTGGAGACGTTCCTCCACGAGTTCGGCCACCTGCTGCACCACATCTTCGGTGGCCACACGCGCTGGGCCGGCGTGTCGGGCGTGCGCACGGAGTGGGACTTCGTGGAGGCGCCGTCGCAGATGCTGGAGGAGTGGGCGCGCGACGCGCCGAGCCTGCAGACCTTCGCGAAGCACTACCAGACGGGCGAGCCGCTGCCCGCGGAGCTGGTGACGCGGATGCGCCGCGCGGAGGAGTTCGGCAAGGGCCTGTGGGTGCGCCAGCAGATGTTCTACGCGGCGCTCAGCCTGGAAATCTATCGGCGGGAGCCGGCGGGGCTGGACGCCACCGCGCTCGTGCGCGAACTGCAGGGCAAGTACACGCCGTTCCCCTACGTGGAGGGGACGTACTTCCACCTGTCCTTCGGGCACCTCGAGGGGTACTCGTCGAACTACTACACGTATATGTGGTCGCTGGTCATCGCGAAGGACCTGTTCACGGTGTTCCAGAAGCAGGGCCTGTTGTCCCCCGAGCCCGCGAAGGCCTACCGCCGCGCGGTGCTGGAGCCGGGGGGCTCCGACGACGCGGCCCGGCTGGTCCACGCCTTCCTGGGGCGCGACTACGACTACACCGCCTACGAGGCCTGGCTGAACAAGGCCGCGTGA
- a CDS encoding Ig-like domain-containing protein produces the protein MSVSLRPSTRLLGWVLLCLGLLLGCGEDSPPQQFAPPPLMPDAVASGVLLTPSGQLIADGVSRGEITVFVKDENGAPMAGRTVAVAVSGEGNVVTQPGRTDAAGVAVGFVASTRGGVKRVTASVAAEGGSVVLVSQPTFTFASPVATRLEFSVSIVDGSAGARLPTLAVSFVDANGRLVADATSPVTLSLSANPEGAVLEGTLTAPPVNGTARFDDLLVRKAVVGRRLVASAPGVADGTLDSFNVLPGPPASLEVEGLEAVAVAGTQRSAQVTVRDASGNVVTTYRGTLGLLATDALALLPASHAFTPQDMGRFTFTGITLNRAGVHQLTVLDVGLSTLSARRTVGVVAGAASVLAITSAPPVASVRGELAQVTVELRDAHGNVALVGAPQVTLALEEGGPLVGVTQVAPVDGVARFTGLRVDTDGDFHLLATASGLTQARSPTLSIIDDIPPAQPTLALGTLGTDSVTLTWTAVGDDDLLGRATAQSLRYSVSPIVTAADFDAATPVAGVGAPAEPGTAESATISDLMPQQTYYAALRVTDNRGNAALSNSLAFQTQSNDVTQVVFTPQPASGIAGQPLAEVVVSLQNPQGDVVTSATLPVTLSLVGGEDFEPVQVSAVAGVARFTNLVLEEAGTYRFVASANGLTTQSDEFDIDAGAPSELVLTGLASTVAAGHQSTVTVTVVDAFGNTVRNHTGAVVLTSTDPDAGLPSSHTFTAQDQGVHTFGTPVVLVTTGPQRVTATGASQLTGFVETQVTSGAAHHLTLEGLPAVVEAGSEHVLTLRVRDAFDNLVTGYTGIVELESSDTKAELPSTLTFAAQDAGQRTFTVALKSSGTHSLTVSEAGGGLSVEVEAEVTAGPAVSMSLTVATPMPTVGQPVNVTVTLLDVHENPASGYRGTVAVRVDQDPGAAPTPFTFTEASAGVHVFSVTFTESQSTTVSAEDTGNPALTASQAVNVLDAPAPPVQPLRAHPRR, from the coding sequence ATGTCCGTCAGCCTTCGTCCGTCAACTCGGCTCCTCGGGTGGGTCCTGCTGTGCCTCGGGCTGTTGCTCGGTTGCGGCGAGGACTCACCACCCCAGCAGTTCGCGCCCCCGCCGCTCATGCCCGACGCCGTCGCCTCCGGCGTCCTCCTGACGCCGTCGGGGCAGCTCATCGCGGATGGGGTGAGCCGGGGCGAAATCACCGTCTTCGTGAAGGACGAGAACGGCGCGCCCATGGCCGGCCGCACCGTGGCGGTGGCGGTGTCCGGCGAGGGCAACGTGGTGACGCAGCCGGGCCGGACGGATGCCGCGGGCGTGGCGGTCGGCTTCGTGGCCTCCACGCGCGGCGGCGTCAAGCGGGTGACGGCCTCCGTCGCGGCCGAGGGCGGCTCGGTGGTGCTCGTCTCCCAGCCCACCTTCACCTTCGCCTCGCCCGTGGCCACGCGGCTCGAGTTCTCCGTGTCGATCGTGGATGGCTCGGCGGGCGCGCGGCTTCCGACGCTGGCGGTCAGCTTCGTGGACGCGAACGGACGGCTCGTCGCCGACGCCACGTCCCCCGTGACGCTGTCGCTCTCCGCGAATCCCGAGGGCGCCGTCCTGGAGGGGACGCTCACCGCGCCGCCGGTGAATGGCACTGCGCGGTTCGACGACCTGCTCGTCCGCAAGGCCGTGGTGGGACGCAGGCTGGTGGCGAGCGCGCCGGGCGTGGCGGATGGCACCCTGGATTCGTTCAACGTGCTCCCGGGCCCGCCCGCCTCCCTGGAGGTGGAGGGGCTCGAGGCCGTCGCCGTCGCGGGCACCCAGCGCTCCGCGCAGGTGACGGTGCGCGATGCCTCCGGCAACGTGGTCACGACGTACCGGGGAACGCTCGGGCTGCTCGCCACGGATGCCTTGGCCTTGCTGCCTGCGTCCCATGCCTTCACCCCACAGGACATGGGCCGCTTCACCTTCACCGGAATCACCTTGAACCGCGCGGGCGTCCACCAGCTCACCGTGCTCGACGTGGGGCTGTCGACGCTCAGCGCGCGGCGGACGGTGGGGGTGGTGGCCGGCGCCGCGTCGGTGCTCGCCATCACCAGCGCGCCTCCCGTGGCCTCCGTGCGCGGCGAGCTGGCGCAGGTGACGGTGGAGCTCCGCGATGCCCACGGCAACGTCGCGCTGGTGGGCGCGCCCCAGGTGACGCTGGCGCTGGAGGAGGGGGGCCCGCTCGTGGGTGTCACGCAGGTGGCGCCGGTGGACGGCGTGGCCCGCTTCACCGGCCTGCGCGTGGACACCGATGGCGACTTCCACCTGCTCGCCACGGCGAGCGGGCTCACGCAGGCCCGGAGCCCGACGCTCTCCATCATCGATGACATCCCCCCGGCGCAGCCCACGCTCGCGCTCGGGACCTTGGGCACCGACTCGGTGACGCTGACGTGGACCGCCGTGGGAGACGATGACCTGCTGGGCCGGGCCACCGCGCAGTCGCTTCGCTACTCGGTGTCGCCCATCGTCACCGCCGCGGATTTCGACGCGGCGACGCCCGTGGCCGGCGTGGGGGCTCCGGCGGAGCCTGGAACCGCCGAGTCCGCGACCATCTCAGACCTGATGCCGCAGCAGACCTACTACGCGGCGCTGCGCGTGACGGACAACCGGGGCAACGCCGCGCTGTCCAACAGCCTGGCCTTCCAGACGCAGAGCAACGACGTGACGCAGGTGGTGTTCACGCCGCAGCCCGCGTCGGGCATCGCGGGGCAGCCGCTGGCGGAGGTGGTCGTCTCCCTCCAGAATCCGCAGGGCGATGTGGTCACCTCGGCGACGCTGCCCGTCACGCTGTCGCTCGTCGGCGGCGAGGACTTCGAGCCGGTGCAGGTCTCCGCGGTGGCGGGCGTGGCCCGCTTCACGAACCTGGTCCTCGAGGAGGCGGGCACCTACCGCTTCGTCGCCAGCGCGAACGGGCTGACCACGCAGAGCGACGAGTTCGACATCGACGCGGGCGCGCCGTCCGAGCTGGTGCTCACGGGGCTCGCCTCCACCGTCGCCGCGGGACACCAGTCCACGGTGACGGTGACGGTGGTGGATGCGTTCGGCAACACCGTGCGCAACCACACGGGGGCGGTGGTGCTCACCTCCACGGACCCGGACGCGGGGCTCCCCTCGAGCCACACCTTCACGGCGCAGGACCAGGGCGTGCACACCTTCGGCACGCCGGTGGTGCTGGTCACCACGGGCCCGCAGCGCGTGACGGCCACGGGCGCCTCGCAGCTCACGGGCTTCGTGGAGACGCAGGTCACCAGTGGAGCGGCCCACCACCTGACGCTGGAGGGGCTCCCGGCCGTGGTGGAGGCGGGCTCCGAGCACGTGCTCACCCTCCGCGTGAGGGATGCGTTCGACAACCTCGTCACCGGCTACACGGGCATCGTGGAGCTCGAGTCGAGCGATACCAAGGCAGAGCTCCCTTCGACGCTCACCTTCGCGGCGCAGGACGCGGGGCAGAGGACCTTCACGGTGGCGCTGAAGAGCTCGGGCACGCACTCCCTCACCGTGTCGGAGGCGGGAGGGGGGCTGTCCGTCGAAGTCGAGGCGGAGGTGACGGCGGGGCCGGCGGTGTCGATGAGCCTGACGGTCGCGACCCCGATGCCCACGGTGGGTCAGCCGGTCAACGTGACGGTGACGCTCCTGGATGTCCACGAGAACCCGGCCTCGGGCTACCGGGGCACCGTGGCGGTGCGAGTGGACCAGGACCCGGGGGCTGCCCCCACGCCCTTCACCTTCACCGAGGCGAGCGCGGGCGTGCACGTCTTCAGCGTGACGTTCACCGAGTCGCAGTCCACGACGGTCTCCGCCGAGGACACCGGGAACCCGGCGCTGACGGCGTCCCAGGCGGTGAACGTGCTGGACGCCCCAGCGCCTCCGGTGCAGCCCCTCCGGGCACACCCCCGTCGGTAG